A single Sphingopyxis chilensis DNA region contains:
- a CDS encoding alpha/beta hydrolase: MMRLRHLTVAFGAALTLSGCSIAAVDYGKIRHADYVADPRCTAQSGTAVDDAALPYFFATSRLPDCRTSEIELLRHRGDQIRYGRFDAPRDVMVGKKKRFLPPLAFQTSADWWRALQAETDRRQGRVLLYVHGYRENFSTTSKDAAQIARMTGFDGPIIEYSWPSQGKFLSYVVDETNMYHDVRNFRDFLKSLAEQSWVKEIVVVSHSLGARLVIPAVAYVDRTSSSADSSNISNIILASPDIDRETFERDIEEEVLSARRVAVGRRITAYVSRADKALAASRAIHGYPRLGSPYCFNPFEAAALKAKGLPERCYPVARPGLIVIDTTDVSRGSTGHSNFLRSAVVCRDFIDVVANKRTRPERVATEWSHVFRLMPDPTVPKDGDDAICQRTPEVEEPQ; the protein is encoded by the coding sequence ATGATGCGGCTGCGCCACCTGACGGTGGCGTTCGGCGCCGCGCTGACGCTGTCGGGGTGCAGCATCGCGGCGGTCGATTATGGCAAGATCCGCCACGCCGACTATGTCGCCGACCCGCGCTGCACCGCGCAGTCCGGCACGGCGGTCGATGACGCCGCGCTACCCTATTTCTTCGCCACGAGCCGCCTGCCCGACTGCCGCACGAGCGAGATCGAGCTGCTTCGTCATCGGGGCGACCAGATACGTTACGGGCGCTTCGATGCGCCGCGCGACGTCATGGTAGGCAAGAAGAAGCGCTTCCTGCCCCCGCTCGCCTTCCAGACCTCGGCCGACTGGTGGCGCGCGCTGCAGGCCGAAACCGACCGCAGGCAAGGGCGCGTATTGCTCTATGTCCACGGTTACCGCGAGAATTTTTCGACGACGTCGAAGGACGCCGCGCAGATCGCGCGGATGACGGGCTTCGACGGCCCGATCATCGAATATAGCTGGCCGTCGCAGGGCAAATTTCTGAGCTATGTCGTCGACGAGACGAACATGTATCACGACGTCCGCAATTTCCGCGATTTCCTGAAGTCGCTTGCCGAACAAAGCTGGGTCAAGGAGATCGTCGTCGTCTCGCACTCGCTCGGCGCGCGGCTGGTCATCCCGGCGGTCGCCTATGTCGACCGCACGTCGAGCAGCGCCGACAGCAGCAATATCTCGAACATCATCCTCGCCTCGCCCGATATCGACCGCGAGACGTTCGAGCGCGATATCGAGGAAGAAGTGTTGTCGGCGCGACGCGTGGCGGTGGGCCGCCGGATCACCGCCTATGTCTCGCGCGCCGACAAGGCGCTCGCCGCATCGCGCGCGATCCACGGCTATCCGCGGCTCGGCTCGCCCTATTGCTTCAACCCGTTCGAGGCCGCCGCGCTGAAAGCCAAGGGGCTCCCCGAACGCTGCTATCCCGTCGCACGCCCGGGGCTGATCGTGATCGACACGACCGACGTCTCGCGCGGATCGACCGGACACAGCAATTTCCTGCGCAGCGCCGTCGTGTGCCGCGATTTCATCGATGTGGTCGCGAACAAGCGCACGCGGCCCGAGCGCGTCGCGACGGAGTGGTCGCATGTCTTCCGCCTGATGCCCGATCCGACGGTGCCGAAGGATGGCGACGATGCGATCTGCCAGCGGACGCCCGAAGTCGAAGAGCCGCAGTAA